AGGCGCAGGTGTAGTTGATACCATTCAGGTTACAAAAGGTGCATCAGTGAATGCAGGAGATATCTTGCTCTCACTCAAGTAACCTCCATATTAACTTTTTTAATTTTAGGAGGTAGAAATAGAAATGATTTTAGCGACGATTCAAGAATTTGTACTGACGACAGGGATATTGAATATGGATTTGAAGAGCGGCATCATGATTTGTGTTGCCCTGATCTTCCTATATTTGGCTATCCGAAGAGGCTTTGAGCCCCTGTTGCTCGTTCCGATTGCCTTCGGCATGCTCCTTTCTAATTTACCGCTGACAGGTATATTTGAGCATACTGTAACGGCATTTGATGTATATATGGACCCCTCGAAAACCGAAACTTCGGGAGGGCTTTTCTACTTATTCTATTCCTTTAATAAGCTGGGGATTTTCCCTCCGCTCATCTTCCTTGGAATAGGAGCAATGACGGATTTCGGACCACTCATTGCAAATCCCAAGTCCCTGCTTCTTGGAGCAGCTGCACAGCTGGGAATCTTTACTACGTTTATCGGAGCAATTTTCCTTGGGTTTACTGCTCAGGAAGCAGCATCCATTGGAATCATCGGTGGGGCTGATGGCCCCACAGCCATCTTCCTGACTACGAAGCTGGCACCTCACTTGCTTGGTGCAATCGCTGTTGCTGCATATTCCTATATGGCGCTGGTACCAGTAATTCAGCCGCCCATTATGAAGGCTCTCACCACGAAAAAAGAGCGTATGATCAAGATGGATCAACTTAGAGTGGTGAGTCAGAGAGAGAAGATTCTCTTCCCTATCTTCGTAACGGTTGTGGTGGTTTTGATCCTTCCGCCAGCTGCTGCTTTGGTGGGTATGTTGATGCTGGGCAATCTGTTTAAAGAGAGCGGCTGTACAGCCAGACTTTCTGAAACAGCATCCAATGCCTTCATTAATATCGTGACAATCCTTCTGGGAATCTCGGTAGGAGCATCCGCTCAGGGTCCGACCTTCCTGGTTCCGGAGACGATAAAGATCATTGTACTGGGTGTGCTTGCATTTGCCATGGGCACTGCAGGAGGAGTCCTCCTTGGTAAACTGATGAATTTGCTGACAGGAGGAAAAATTAATCCGTTGATCGGTTCGGCCGGTGTTTCGGCAGTGCCGATGGCGGCTCGTGTTTCGCAGAAGGTAGGGCAGTCTGAGAATCCGACCAACTTCCTTTTGATGCATGCCATGGGGCCTAACGTAGCCGGGGTTATCGGTTCAGCTGTAGCGGCAGGCGTACTGCTTTCAATGTTTGGCTGATACTGATTGCTGAACAAAATCAATCCATATGTTGTTATAAAGACTGAGCCAAGGAAAGTATTGTTCAATCGATATTTTCAGGAATTATAAAAAACAAACGGGGGAGATTTGTATGACATATCTCCCTTGTTTTATTCTAAAAATTGCGTACGATACGCACAAAAGAGGAGGAGAATTTACCTTTGAGTGGTCTTTGGAACGAACTCTTTGCAGGAGTTCTCAATTTACAAATAAATCAAGTCATCATGTTTGCCATCGGTGGGCTACTTATTTACCTTGCGATCGCTAAGGAGTATGAGCCGATGCTGCTGCTTCCAATTGGGTTTGGAGCAATTCTGTGTAATATCCCGCTTTCCTCTGCAATAGGCGATGAAGGGTTTCTAACAATCCTGTACAATGCAGGGATCAAAACAGAGCTATTTCCTGTACTGATCTTTATTGCTGTAGGAGCGATGATCGATTTCAAACCGTTGATTCAGAATCCATTCATGCTGTTCTTCGGAGCCGCTGCACAGTTCGGAATCTTTTTTACGATGATGTTTGCCCTTGCGACAGGTCACTTTGATTTGAAGGAAGCTGCATCCATCGGTATCATCGGAGCGGCAGATGGGCCGACATCCATTTATGTTGCGAAGGAGTTTGCGCAGAACTACCTGGGACCGATCTCTGTTGCAGCATATTCTTATATGTCGCTGGTACCAATTATTCAGCCGCCGGTGATCAAGCTGCTGACAACAAGCAATGAAAGAAAAATCAGAATGAAATATACCCAGGTTGAGGTTCCAAGAGTTGTTGAAATCCTCTTCCCCATTATTATCACTTTGATCGCAGGTATTATTGCTCCAATGAGTGTAGCACTTGTAGGCTCCCTGATGTTTGGAAATCTTATCAGAGCCTGCGGGGTGCTCACCAGGCTCTCAAATGCTGCCCAGAATGAACTTGCAAATTTGGTCACATTGCTTCTTGGAATCACCATTGGTTCCACCATGACAGCAGGAGCATTCCTAAATTTGCAGACACTCATGATTATGGGTATGGGTCTAGTGGCATTTATCTTCGATACTGCTGGCGGCGTTCTTTTCGCAAAGTTCTTGAATCTGTTCCTGCCCAATAAGGTCAATCCTATGATCGGAGCAGCTGGAATATCCGCATTTCCCATGTCAGGCCGTGTCGTTCAGAGGATGGCCACAAAAGAAGATCCAAGCAACTTTATTCTGATGCAGGCTATGAGTGCAAATGTAGCGGGACAGCTTGGTTCCGTTGTGGCTGGAAGCTTGATCCTGGCACTGGTACCTGCGGTACTTGCGTCAATGTAATCGAAGGAGGTAATCGATATGGATTTGCAGTTGATTGAAGCGGGCCTTGAGGTTACTGCTTTTGGACTTGGCGGAGTTTTCGCGGTATTAATCTTATTTTACTGCGCCACAAAGATTATGCTTGCAGTCGCCACAAAGACAGCAAAGAAGGAAAAATAATAACCGAAAATGACATTTGAAACGCCTTAAAAGATCGATAGGATCTTTTTAAGGCGTTTTTCAGCGGTAGATTCGGTTTGAAAATGATTCTGTGGGGGCTCAAGCTCATCAGCACCAACAATTTACATGACATTTTTGTTGTAAAAATAAAACGTTTGAATTATACTATATTAATCGATTTGACAAAACCGTGTTCATCACTGATGACTCACGGAGATAAACTGAAGATCGAAGGGAGAACAGATATGTTACTAGCATTCGACGTTGGCAACACAAACATTGTATTAGGAGTCTTCAAAGACGGCAATCTGATTCAAAACTGGAGAATGGAAACCGATAACAATAAAAGTGCTGATGAGTACGGTATGATTATTAATCAGCTTTTTAACTACGAAGGTCTGAACACCAAAGAAATAAAGGATGTTATTATTTCAACGGTAGTTCCGTCAGTTCTGTACACACTTCAGCATTTATCCATGAAATATTTCAACCGGAGGGCCATTGTAATCGGGCCTGGGATTAAAACCGGATTAATCATCAAATATGATAATCCCAAGCAGGTCGGTGCCGATCGAATTGTAAACGCCGTGGCGGCACTTTCCAAATATGGTGGTCCGCTGATCATCGTCGATTTCGGAACAGCTACTACATTCTGTGCGATTACAGAAAATGCCGAATACCTGGGAGGAACCATAGCACCGGGAATCAAGATCGCTTCGGATGCGCTGTTTGAAAAAACTGCTAAACTCCCAAAGGTAGAATTGGAATCACCGGGACACGTGATTTGTAAGAACACAATTGAGAGCATGCAGTCAGGGCTTGTTTACGGTCATATGGGGATGGTTGATTACATCATCAAAAAGATGCGGGAAGAGTTAACGCAGCATTCCAAGACGGGAAAGGTACCGAAGGTTATTGCTACCGGCGGGCTCGCATCCCTGATCGGAAGCGGGATCGACTGTATTGACAGCATCGATAAGCTTTTGACATTGGAGGGGCTGCAATTAATCTACGAAAAAAACAAAGGTCACAGAGCATGAAAATAGGAAGTGTAACGCTGGAAAACCCCTTTTTTTTGGCACCGCTGGCGGGGATCACCGACGCTCCATTTCGTAGAATCTGCAAGGAACAGGGTGCCGGTCTCGTCTATTCGGAGATGATCAGCGGCAAAGGGCTTTACTATAACGACAAATCAACGGAACGGCTTCTTCGGATTTATGAAGAGGAAAAACCAGTTGCATATCAGATCTTCGGCTCAGAGCCGGAGATTATTGGATTCACAGCGGAAAAACTTGCAGACAGGGGAAATTGTATTTTGGACATTAATATGGGCTGCCCTGTCCCTAAAGTAGTAAAAAATGGAGAAGGTTCTGCTCTTTTGAAAGATCCGGAGCTTGTAAAAACGATTATTCGAGCCGCAGTCGCCTCAGCGGGCAAGCCTGTTACTGTTAAAATCCGAATTGGATGGGATTCGACAAGAATCAATGCGGTGGAAATCGCCAAGGCTGCAGAGGCTGCAGGTGCCAGCGCCATTGGGGTACACGGCAGGACGAGGGAGCAGTTCTATTCGGGAAAAGCAGACTGGACTGTGATCCGGGATGTTAAAAAAGCTGTATCCATACCGGTTATCGGTAACGGGGATGTCTTTTCTGGCCTGGATGCCATGAGGCTGATGGAGGAAACGGCTTGTGATTTTGTGATGATTGCCAGAGGCGCCCTTGGAAACCCGTGGATCTTCCGTGAGGCACTGGCACTTTGGGAAGGAAAACCTCTGCCGGCAGCACCGGAGATTGATGAAAAACTAGAACTTATTATCAAGCATTTTGACTTGCTCCTTGAGGAAAAAGGAGAA
This genomic window from Clostridiales bacterium contains:
- a CDS encoding sodium ion-translocating decarboxylase subunit beta; translated protein: MICVALIFLYLAIRRGFEPLLLVPIAFGMLLSNLPLTGIFEHTVTAFDVYMDPSKTETSGGLFYLFYSFNKLGIFPPLIFLGIGAMTDFGPLIANPKSLLLGAAAQLGIFTTFIGAIFLGFTAQEAASIGIIGGADGPTAIFLTTKLAPHLLGAIAVAAYSYMALVPVIQPPIMKALTTKKERMIKMDQLRVVSQREKILFPIFVTVVVVLILPPAAALVGMLMLGNLFKESGCTARLSETASNAFINIVTILLGISVGASAQGPTFLVPETIKIIVLGVLAFAMGTAGGVLLGKLMNLLTGGKINPLIGSAGVSAVPMAARVSQKVGQSENPTNFLLMHAMGPNVAGVIGSAVAAGVLLSMFG
- a CDS encoding type III pantothenate kinase, encoding MLLAFDVGNTNIVLGVFKDGNLIQNWRMETDNNKSADEYGMIINQLFNYEGLNTKEIKDVIISTVVPSVLYTLQHLSMKYFNRRAIVIGPGIKTGLIIKYDNPKQVGADRIVNAVAALSKYGGPLIIVDFGTATTFCAITENAEYLGGTIAPGIKIASDALFEKTAKLPKVELESPGHVICKNTIESMQSGLVYGHMGMVDYIIKKMREELTQHSKTGKVPKVIATGGLASLIGSGIDCIDSIDKLLTLEGLQLIYEKNKGHRA
- the dusB gene encoding tRNA dihydrouridine synthase DusB, whose protein sequence is MKIGSVTLENPFFLAPLAGITDAPFRRICKEQGAGLVYSEMISGKGLYYNDKSTERLLRIYEEEKPVAYQIFGSEPEIIGFTAEKLADRGNCILDINMGCPVPKVVKNGEGSALLKDPELVKTIIRAAVASAGKPVTVKIRIGWDSTRINAVEIAKAAEAAGASAIGVHGRTREQFYSGKADWTVIRDVKKAVSIPVIGNGDVFSGLDAMRLMEETACDFVMIARGALGNPWIFREALALWEGKPLPAAPEIDEKLELIIKHFDLLLEEKGEYAAVREMRKHAGWYLKGISGSAAIRRQLNTIVDADLLKETLSSIKK
- a CDS encoding sodium ion-translocating decarboxylase subunit beta; protein product: MFAIGGLLIYLAIAKEYEPMLLLPIGFGAILCNIPLSSAIGDEGFLTILYNAGIKTELFPVLIFIAVGAMIDFKPLIQNPFMLFFGAAAQFGIFFTMMFALATGHFDLKEAASIGIIGAADGPTSIYVAKEFAQNYLGPISVAAYSYMSLVPIIQPPVIKLLTTSNERKIRMKYTQVEVPRVVEILFPIIITLIAGIIAPMSVALVGSLMFGNLIRACGVLTRLSNAAQNELANLVTLLLGITIGSTMTAGAFLNLQTLMIMGMGLVAFIFDTAGGVLFAKFLNLFLPNKVNPMIGAAGISAFPMSGRVVQRMATKEDPSNFILMQAMSANVAGQLGSVVAGSLILALVPAVLASM
- a CDS encoding oxaloacetate decarboxylase yields the protein MDLQLIEAGLEVTAFGLGGVFAVLILFYCATKIMLAVATKTAKKEK